The Fusarium oxysporum Fo47 chromosome II, complete sequence genome includes a region encoding these proteins:
- a CDS encoding helicase C-terminal domain-containing protein encodes MAQFEVDKVTQDLEKMDFHHPYTPYDVQEQFMKAVYDVLETGNGQVGILESPTGTGKSLSLICASLTWLRNHKSNQFEASIQESAEAYKDEPSWLVEQLLRRKREELVTRWEEREKRLETLRLREKAQEERARKRRRVEDYVPSKSRVEDEDAEWLLDDPDDRDAGPQDALSGLSKETREVLASIGLGGAKKPEEEDDLLEEEIKIYYTSRTHSQLSQFITELRRPSFPPSLPTSLAKSEETKTEAVKLLPLSSRQRLCINPTVSRLGSVQAINDRCSELQQPKSGQKCPFVPKEDLLSQTHQFRDSALATLPDIEDLHQLGKSLSVCPYYASRTALPGAEIITLPYPLLLQKSARDALGVKLEGSVVIIDEAHNIMDAVANVHAAEIKLSDLRRGRAMLGVYVKKFGKKLKGVNRVNIGRVGRVIDGLSEWMDGALKFKQEHGIVDPNDLTRPKGIDQINMFELIQYIQESKLAFKIESYISHVESEDTNSKTPRSSSPVLHTLVSFLIAFTNLSSEGRIFYQKIKGLAPDIQLSYLLLSPTYAFSSIASSARAVVLAGGTMSPFDDYKDHLFPSLEPEKITTLSCGHVIPPENLCVWTLASSRPGAPPFEFSFQKRGDTEMITQLGLAILNLCSLVPDGVVIFFPSYGYLDEVVTVWQKSQGNAQPTWDRLASRKALFKESRGASSDEVLQEYSDAILGEKSNGKGALLLSVVGGKMSEGINFSDRLGRCVIVIGLPYPNIASPDWKAKIEYIETTTQNNLTAQGVAKEEAISKGKQTARDFYENACMRAVNQSIGRAIRHRGDYAAIVLVDRRYGTERIRGKLPGWIRGGLVKDSHEKGLGGLMGAVGGFFRGKKSKSQNQ; translated from the exons ATGGCACAATTTGAAGTGGATAAAGTCACGCAAGATCTTGAAAAGATGGATTTCCACCACCCATATACACCTTATGATGTTCAAGAGCAGTTCATGAAGGCTGTTTACGATGTTTTGGAGACTGGTAATGGGCAAGTTGGCATTTTGGAGAGCCCGACTGGTACA GGGAAGTCACTTTCACTGATCTGCGCCTCACTAACATGGCTTCGCAACCACAAATCGAATCAATTCGAAGCATCAATCCAAGAATCCGCAGAAGCTTACAAAGACGAACCATCATGGCTCGTTGAGCAACTTCTCCGTCGCAAGCGCGAAGAACTCGTCACCCGCTGGGAAGAGCGAGAGAAGCGTCTTGAGACCCTTCGCCTTAGGGAAAAGGCACAAGAAGAACGCGCCCGTAAGCGTCGGCGAGTAGAGGACTACGTACCCAGTAAATCGCGCgtagaagatgaagatgccgaGTGGTTGCTTGATGATCCTGATGATCGCGATGCTGGGCCTCAAGACGCCCTGTCCGGATTGAGTAAGGAGACGAGAGAAGTTCTTGCAAGCATTGGTTTGGGAGGGGCGAAGAagcctgaagaggaagatgatcTTTTGGAGGAGGAAATCAAG ATCTATTACACGTCAAGAACACATTCTCAACTTTCGCAATTCATCACCGAACTTCGTCGCCCCTCATTTCCACCTTCACTGCCAACGTCACTCGCCAAGAGCGAAGAGACGAAGACAGAAGCAGTAAAGCTTCTACCATTATCATCTCGACAGAGATTATGCATCAATCCCACTGTCTCACGCCTTGGGTCCGTACAGGCCATCAACGACCGGTGCTCAGAACTCCAACAGCCAAAGTCAGGACAGAAATGTCCCTTCGTGCCCAAAGAAGATCTGCTCTCCCAGACACACCAATTCCGCGACTCGGCTTTGGCCACACTGCCGGATATTGAAGACCTTCATCAACTGGGCAAATCACTGTCTGTTTGTCCCTACTACGCATCGAGAACTGCTCTACCAGGCGCTGAGATCATCACACTTCCATATCCTCTGCTATTACAGAAGAGTGCCAGAGATGCTCTTGGCGTGAAGCTGGAAGGCAGTGTTGTCATTATTGATGAGGCGCATAATATCATGGATGCGGTGGCAAATGTGCACGCAGCTGAGATCAAGTTGAGTGACCTGCGAAGAGGACGAGCCATGTTGGGCGTTTACGTTAAGAAGTTTGGCAAGAAACTCAAAGGTGTCAATCGAGTCAATATTGGGAGAGTGGGAAGGGTCATTGATGGTCTTAGCGAGTGGATGGACGGGGCactcaagttcaag CAAGAACATGGTATCGTGGATCCCAACGACTTAACCCGACCAAAAGGTATTGACCAGATCAACATGTTTGAGCTCATTCAGTACATCCAAGAGTCAAAGCTCGCCTTCAAGATCGAAAGTTACATATCCCATGTCGAGAGCGAGGATACAAACTCTaaaacaccaagatcaagtTCACCAGTTCTTCACACCCTAGTATCGTTCCTCATTGCCTTCACAAATCTCAGCTCCGAGGGTCGAATATTCTATCAAAAGATCAAGGGGCTAGCCCCTGATATACAACTTTCTTACTTGCTTTTATCGCCAACTTACGCATTCTCGTCTATAGCATCTAGTGCGAGAGCAGTTGTACTTGCGGGAGGTACAATGTCTCCGTTTGACGATTACAAGGACCACCTGTTCCCTTCACTGGAACCAGAAAAAATCACCACTCTGAGTTGTGGACATGTCATTCCGCCCGAGAACCTCTGTGTCTGGACGCTGGCCTCTTCAAGACCTGGGGCGCCACCCTTTGAGTTCAGCTTCCAGAAGCGAGGCGACACAGAAATGATAACGCAGCTGGGCCTTGCCATTCTGAACCTCTGCTCCTTAGTCCCAGATGGTGTCGTTATATTCTTTCCCAGCTATGGATATCTTGATGAAGTGGTAACTGTCTGGCAAAAGAGTCAAGGAAATGCACAGCCAACCTGGGATCGACTGGCATCACGAAAAGCGCTATTCAAAGAATCAAGAGGTGCATCAAGCGACGAAGTTCTCCAAGAATATTCCGACGCCATCCTCGGCGAGAAGAGCAACGGCAAAGgtgcccttcttctcagcgTTGTAGGTGGTAAGATGTCAGAAggcatcaacttctccgACCGTCTCGGTCGATGCGTCATAGTAATCGGATTACCCTACCCCAACATCGCATCACCAGACTGGAAAGCAAAAATCGAGTACATCGAGACAACAACACAGAACAATCTTACGGCGCAAGGCGTagcgaaagaagaagctatAAGTAAAGGCAAGCAGACAGCGAGAGACTTTTACGAAAACGCTTGTATGCGGGCAGTTAATCAGAGTATCGGCCGTGCAATCCGGCACCGGGGCGATTATGCGGCGATAGTTCTTGTGGATCGACGATATGGCACGGAGCGAATCCGGGGCAAACTACCGGGGTGGATAAGAGGGGGTTTAGTCAAGGACAGTCACGAGAAGGGCCTCGGAGGTCTGATGGGCGCTGTCGGAGGGTTCTTCCGAGGaaagaaaagcaaaagcCAGAATCAGTAA
- a CDS encoding acyl-CoA N-acyltransferase, translating to MSDLHFRVATEGDAPRLQELIEAAFRFTDAHIDWVGSPELAETFNIDISVIIDRITSNDSKFLVASDTPNGPIIGCVNVMRKAPDYGRLCLLAVDPTLQRGGLGRKLVAYGEEYLTKDFGVGKIGLNALHTRKALIRWYEKLGYVRTGEMTKIPLERLESDTPIVLAELDKTAVP from the coding sequence ATGTCTGACTTGCACTTTCGCGTTGCCACCGAAGGTGATGCTCCTCGCCTTCAAGAACTCATCGAAGCAGCGTTCCGCTTCACAGACGCTCACATCGACTGGGTCGGATCTCCCGAATTAGCTGAAACATTCAACATCGACATATCCGTCATTATCGACAGGATCACTTCAAATGATAGTAAATTCCTGGTCGCAAGTGACACCCCCAACGGCCCTATAATCGGGTGCGTCAATGTTATGAGAAAGGCCCCGGATTACGGCCGTTTGTGTCTACTTGCTGTCGACCCAACACTGCAGCGCGGAGGTCTGGGAAGAAAGCTTGTTGCATATGGAGAGGAGTATCTCACGAAGGATTTCGGTGTTGGCAAGATTGGGTTGAATGCGTTGCACACGAGAAAGGCACTTATTAGATGGTATGAGAAGTTGGGGTATGTTAGGACGGGGGAGATGACCAAGATTCCACTTGAGAGGCTTGAATCGGACACGCCTATTGTGTTGGCCGAGTTGGATAAGACTGCTGTTCCTTGA
- a CDS encoding cytochrome P450, whose translation MAVTNIITGLPLRMPGPILVTALAACLIIVILYRGYSHRRFYRDLPGPPHSWLFEIFYLDLWPIGPGMVVITDPKLMGNSSRPKPLPIHPLTAVFMKPMLGEGTMAATNGALWRKIATAVSQTFSMGHVLGMTSIMVDECLLFQEKLDELAVTGDVFSMEELIARLVFGMVSIDLRELVNLAGGETNPLIAYNPMVQIPRRWKRHRIVSRLDRSLRQKVNECVERIVQEGDVPSRQNPRSIMDLLIREHAEAMLEERKGANLHRSLKTMLLGGHSTSMSTLCFLFMLLSKAPDVVEKMHREHIEQLGASPTVTLLDNPSMLRRLPYTEAVIKESPRLYPLGSDLKQAPPGTTITTHDGRRLPNANGLIMTASTHTIHYDANIYPDRTSFRPERWIDPEKAPTGPGYFRAFGGDGRTCPGQNMGMNILKIVMVITMGKYTFDCAGLAPNKEPRTKHTNLYLVFRDTAFQQLGLDGRPGDGMMMTVGKKA comes from the exons ATGGCTGTAACCAACATCATAACGGGACTCCCTTTACGAATGCCAGGCCCAATTCTGGTTACCGCACTGGCAGCCTGTCTCATTATCGTGATATTGTACCGTGGCTACAGCCACCGCCGGTTTTATCGAGACTTG CCAGGGCCTCCCCATAGCTGGCTCTTTG aaatattctATCTTGATCTCTGGCCTATAGGCCCTGGTATGGTAGTGATTACTGATCCCAAACTCATGGGCAACTCATCACGTCCGAAACCTCTTCCTATACATCCCCTTACTGCGGTGTTCATGAAGCCAATGCTTGGCGAGGGAACAATGGCAGCAACCAACGGGGCGCTATGGAGAAAGATAGCTACGGCTGTTAGCCAGACTTTCTCGATGGGTCATGTCCTAGGAATGACGAGCATCATGGTCGACGAATGTCTGCTATTCCAAGAGAAGCTTGACGAATTAGCCGTGACTGGAGACGTCTTCTCAATGGAGGAACTCATCGCCAGACTAGTATTCGGCATGGTCTCGATA GATTTGAGGGAACTTGTGAACCTTGCAGGAGGAGAGACAAATCCCCTCATCGCCTATAACCCAATGGTACAGATCCCGCGGCGGTGGAAAAGACACCGAATTGTTAGCAGGCTTGACAGGTCTCTGAGGCAAAAGGTCAATGAATGTGTTGAGCGGATTGTTCAGGAAGGAGACGTTCCATCAAGGCAGAACCCGAGAAGCATCATGGACCTTTTAATTCGTGAGCATGCCGAAGCTATGCTGGAGGAAAGGAAGGGAG CTAACCTCCACCGTAGTTTGAAGACCATGCTATTAGGAGGGCACAGCACATCGATGAGCACTCTCTGC TTTCTTTTTATGCTTCTATCAAAAGCCCCCGATGTCGTCGAAAAGATGCACCGAGAACACATTGAACAACTTGGGGCCTCTCCTACAGTCACTCTTCTCGACAACCCAAGCATGCTTCGAAGACTCCCTTACACAGAAGCGGTTATCAAAGAATCTCCGAGACTTTACCCCCTAGGGTCGGATCTAAAGCAGGCACCTCCAGGTACAACAATCACCACACACGATGGCCGCCGTCTTCCTAATGCCAATGGCCTCATCATGACAGCCAGCACGCACACCATCCACTACGACGCAAACATCTATCCAGACCGCACATCCTTTCGACCAGAACGATGGATAGATCCAGAGAAGGCACCCACTGGACCCGGTTACTTTAGAGCATTTGGTGGAGATGGAAGGACATGTCCTGGGCAAAATATGGGAATGAACATACTCAAGATTGTCATGGTCATAACTATGGGTAAGTATACGTTTGACTGTGCGGGATTGGCGCCCAATAAAGAGCCTAGGACGAAACATACCAATCTTTATCTTGTGTTTAGGGACACTGCATTTCAGCAGCTTGGGTTGGACGGGAGGCCGGGGGATggaatgatgatgactgtAGGGAAGAAGGCGTAA
- a CDS encoding permease for cytosine/purines, uracil, thiamine, allantoin-domain-containing protein, whose protein sequence is MATKTEQAPERSMPPDDDHSDVESLKAAALFHKALRMGRVEEKGIQPIPLEERTVTRFYNIFTIWASINSNILGITFGMLGPLVYGLSLRDSALIILFFCLFSTIGPAYLATFGPKTGMRQMIQARYSFGRYLVSIPVLLNLATLTGFMVIIFVVGGQCLSAVSSGHLSPDVGIVIIGILSLFISFCGFKVLHYYETYAFIPAIIAITIATGCGGSELSKQAPPAAPATAAAVLSFGMIVASYMIPWAAIASDLTTYFDPKVPSWRVFAYSYLGLVTPTILLMVLGAAIAGALPNVPEWSEAYGETAVGGVLAAMLSSAGGFGKFVVVILSLTLLGNTGGTMYAITLNFQTLIPGLIKIPRYAFAIVVTVIVIPTALRAQRDFFVNLENFVALIGYWSASFIGIVSVEHLVFRKGRWDSYDHAIWNVASELPLGIAAIAAGVICYALVVPCMAQAWWTGPIAKTTGDIGFEIAFVMSSLFYVPFRWLEKRMSGR, encoded by the exons ATGGCGACAAAAACAGAACAAGCTCCAGAGAGGAGCATGCCTCCTGATGATGATCACAGCGATGTCGAGAGTCTCAAGGCAGCGGCTCTTTTCCACAAAGCTTTGCGCATGGGAAgagttgaggagaagggtaTTCAGCCCATTCCCCTCGAAGAGCGCACCGTAACACGCTTTTACAACATTTTTACAATCTGGGCGTCTATTAACTCTAATATTCTTGG TATCACTTTTGGCATGCTGGGCCCATTGGTGTATGGCCTGAGCTTGAGAGACTCTGCGCTCattatcctcttcttctgtctcttctcaaccatcGGGCCTGCTTATCTTGCTACGTTTGGTCCTAAAACGGGAATGAGACAGATGATTCAGGCGAGATATAGTTTTGGTCGATATCTCGTCTCTATTCCtgttcttctcaacctcgccACTCTGACTGGCTTCATGGTCATCATCTTTGTCGTCGGCGGACAGTGTCTCTCCGCTGTCTCAAGCGGCCACTTGAGCCCTGATGTCGGAATCGTCATCATTGGCATTTTGTCACTGTTTATTTCGTTCTGTGGATTCAAGGTTCTGCATTACTACGAGACTTATGCTTTCATCCCTGCTATCATTGCCATCACCATTGCGACAGGATGTGGTGGCTCTGAGCTTTCTAAGCAGGCTCCTCCTGCGGCACCAGCGACTGCAGCAGCAGTTCTCAGCTTTGGAATGATTGTTGCGAGTTACATGATTCCTTGGGCAGCCATTGCCAGCGATCTTACGACATATTTCGATCCCAAGGTCCCCTCGTGGCGCGTCTTTGCGTACAGTTACCTCGGCCTCGTCACACCCACCATTCTTCTCATGGTTCTTGGAGCTGCCATCGCTGGGGCTCTTCCAAATGTGCCCGAGTGGTCAGAAGCATATGGTGAGACAGCAGTCGGAGGCGTTCTCGCAGCCATGCTTTCTAGCGCCGGTGGCTTTGGAAAGTTCGTGGTTGTTATTCTCTCGCTCACTCTGTTGGGTAACACTGGCGGTACAATGTACGCCATTACACTCAACTTCCAGACTCTTATTCCTGGCTTGATCAAGATTCCCCGCTACGCTTTCGCCATTGTCGTTaccgtcatcgtcatccccACTGCTCTAAGAGCCCAGCGCGATTTCTTTGTCAACCTCGAGAACTTTGTCGCTCTTATCGGTTACTGGTCCGCATCCTTCATTGGTATCGTCAGTGTCGAGCATCTTGTTTTCCGAAAGGGTCGTTGGGACTCGTACGATCATGCAATCTGGAATGTTGCTTCTGAGCTGCCCCTTGGTATTGCGGCTATCGCTGCGGGTGTTATCTGCTACGCACTTGTTGTGCCTTGTATGGCGCAGGCTTGGTGGACTGGTCCAATAGCAAAGACGACTGGTGATATTGGCTTTGAGATTGCGTTTGTTATGAGCTCGTTGTTCTACGTACCCTTCCGATGGTTGGAAAAGCGCATGTCGGGGAGGTAA
- a CDS encoding Sodium/hydrogen exchanger family-domain-containing protein: MSGNLWSIPLQTTNFNIVVAFLGGFISIFGLVSYLLKENYYLSEALISLLAGVAFGPHGADFIRPRDYAECAEFPESCDFDLNAITLNFSRLVLGVQLVLAGVQLPSKYLVREWKSLSLLLGPGMTCMWLATSLLVWALAGQPPFLHALAIGACVTPTDPVLSAVIVKGKFADHNIPQDLQYLITAESGANDGLGYPFLFLALYLIKFTGAAATSGGAADAMGLWFGMTWGYTIILSVIYGAVVGWVGKELLHFAEKHNYVDRESFLVFAIALALFVLGTCGMVGTDDVLACFIAGNTFTWDDWFRLETKDDSLQPTIDMLLNVTIFLWYGAYIPWKDFHDNSVIPIWHLVILGICVLVLRRLPWVFGMHKWIHQIEEVKQAVFVGFFGPIGVSAVFYLFISLEFIEEHLSDENGRPRSDVKNLGDQTRIIVWFLTVCSIVVHGLSIPVGKLGFHAPRTLSRVVSESLSDAPTGGRRRNIPFIGRYFFGPDKKDARPATGPIVITGAQRMRSELPVHAGDETPPIRREIQFADEVR, from the exons ATGTCTGGAAATCTATGGTCAATCCCTCTCCAAACCACAAACTTCAACATAGTCGTCGCTTTTCTCGGCGGCTTCATATCAATCTTCGGCCTCGTATCCTACCTCCTCAAAGAGAACTACTATCTCTCCGAAGCCC TTATCTCTCTCTTGGCAGGCGTTGCATTCGGTCCTCATGGCGCAGACTTTATTCGTCCAAGGGACTACGCTGAGTGCGCTGAGTTTCCAGAGTCGTGCGATTTTGACCTCAATGCTATAaccctcaacttcagccGTCTTGTTCTCGGTGTGCAGCTTGTCCTTGCAGGCGTGCAGTTGCCGAGTAAATATCTTGTGAGAGAATGGAAGTCACTTAGCTTATTGCTTGGGCCTGGTATGACCTGTATGTGGCTTGCTACGAGTCTACTTGTATGGGCACTTGCAGGACAGCCGCCGTTTTTACACGCCCTTGCTATTGGGGCTTGTGTTACACCCACTGATCCGGTTTTGAGTGCTGTTATTGTTAAGGGAAAGTTTGCGGATCATAATATTCCGCAGGATCTTCAGTATCTCATCACTGCTGAGTCTGGTGCCAATGATGGACTGGGCTATCCGTTTCTGTTCTTGGCCCTCTATCTCATCAAGTTTACAGGTGCTGCAGCTACATCCGGTGGAGCGGCCGATGCTATGGGCTTGTGGTTCGGTATGACCTGGGGTTACACCATCATTCTCAGTGTAATCTACGGCGCTGTGGTGGGATGGGTTGGCAAAGAGCTGCTTCACTTCGCTGAGAAGCATAACTACGTTGATCGCGAAAGCTTTCTCGTCTTCGCCATCGCCCTAGCACTCTTCGTCCTAGGGACATGCGGTATGGTCGGTACAGACGATGTCCTAGCCTGCTTCATCGCTGGCAACACATTCACATGGGATGATTGGTTCCGTCTCGAAACCAAAGACGACTCTCTGCAACCTACAATTGACATGCTGCTCAACGTTACCATATTTCTCTGGTATGGAGCCTACATCCCCTGGAAAGACTTCCACGACAACTCTGTTATTCCTATATGGCATCTTGTCATCCTGGGGATTTGTGTCCTTGTGCTGAGGCGACTTCCGTGGGTGTTTGGCATGCACAAGTGGATTCATCAGATCGAGGAGGTCAAGCAGGCGGTTTTTGTTGGCTTCTTTGGACCAATTGGTGTTTCGGCAGTGTTCTATCTGTTCATCAGTCTGGAGTTCATTGAGGAGCATCTTAGTGATGAAAATGGGCGGCCGAGGAGCGATGTTAAGAACCTTGGAGACCAAACACGCATCATTGTATGGTTCCTAACAGTTTGCAGTATC GTCGTTCATGGCTTGAGTATCCCAGTCGGAAAACTGGGCTTCCACGCACCCAGGACATTGAGCCGTGTTGTCAGCGAAAGTCTGAGCGATGCTCCAACAGGTGGACGTCGACGAAATATCCCCTTCATTGGAAGGTATTTCTTTGGACCAGATAAGAAAGACGCTCGTCCGGCTACTGGTCCAATTGTCATTACTGGTGCTCAAAGAATGCGTTCCGAGTTGCCTGTTCATGCTGGCGATGAGACACCTCCAATTAGACGAGAGATACAGTTCGCCGATGAGGTGAGATAA
- a CDS encoding acyl carrier protein-like protein: MFRSAVLRSVRVAARPAMRSFAVAPRVATAAVPKIQSFQAVRFYSAGGALNKEEVEGRIMSLLKGFDKVNDVSNIGATAHFANDLGLDSLDTVEVVMAIEEEFSIEIPDKDADSIHSVQQAVEYILNQPDAN, from the exons ATGTTCCGATCAGCAGTCCTCCGATCCGTCCGCGTCGCCGCCCGTCCCGCCATGCGCTCATTCGCCGTGGCGCCCCGCGTCGCTACCGCCGCCGTCCCCAAGATCCAGAGCTTCCAGGCCGTGCGGTTCTACAGCGCTGGCGGTGCGCTTAACAAGGAGGAGGTCGAGGGCCGAATtatgagcttgttgaaggGTTTTGACAAG GTCAACGATGTTTCCAAC ATCGGTGCCACCGCTCACTTCGCCAACGACCTCGGACTTGACTCTCTCGACACCGTTGAGGTCGTCATGGCCATTGAGGAGGAATTCAGCATTGAGATCCCCGACAAGGACGCCGACTCCATCCACTCCG TCCAACAGGCTGTCGAGTACATCCTGAACCAGCCCGACGCCAACTAA
- a CDS encoding uncharacterized protein (expressed protein), translating to MGEGLFDQIMISDMNALDTNTQLDVGDGFLAQEQPLITVNSSPLEQPSTSSTPHPTTTNKSPSSSIPGTSTFSLHPSPSSSSGSSRKRKSSPEDEESAVTLKRQRNTLAARKYRQKRLDRISELEEALAAMTNERDDMRLQLARREAEVDALREMLGKK from the coding sequence ATGGGAGAGGGATTGTTTGATCAGATTATGATTTCTGACATGAACGCTCTGGATACGAATACTCAACTCGATGTGGGAGATGGCTTCCTCGCCCAGGAGCAGCCTCTCATCACTGTTAACTCTTCACCACTCGAGCAaccctcaacatcaagcacTCCCCACcctaccaccaccaacaaatctccttcatcatctaTCCCAGGAACATCTACCTTCTCCCTCCACCCATccccctcttcttcatcaggCTCCTCTCGGAAGCGCAAATCGTCACCGGAAGACGAAGAGTCAGCTGTCACCCTCAAACGCCAACGCAACACCCTCGCAGCTCGCAAGTACCGCCAAAAGCGACTAGATCGCATCTCAGAGCTCGAGGAGGCATTGGCTGCTATGACAAATGAGAGGGATGATATGAGACTTCAACTTGCGAGGAGGGAAGCTGAGGTGGATGCCTTAAGAGAAATGCTAGGGAAGAAGTGA
- a CDS encoding uncharacterized protein (expressed protein), which produces MIILSCLFCSVCVSASLEMAWPGLFFASNERRIWRGERTKVTLISRGGNMLKLVPHGRGMSPCPDSDGATGSDGGYVSTTGKIVASKS; this is translated from the coding sequence ATGATAATCCTGTCCTGTCTCTTCTGTTCTGTCTGTGTCTCTGCGAGTCTGGAAATGGCCTGGCCTGGGCTGTTCTTTGCGAGCAACGAGCGACGGATATGGAGGGGTGAACGGACAAAAGTGACTTTGATATCCCGCGGTGGTAATATGCTTAAGCTTGTACCTCACGGACGGGGTATGTCGCCGTGCCCGGACTCTGATGGTGCAACCGGCAGCGACGGCGGATATGTTTCCACTACCGGTAAGATAGTTGCGAGTAAGTCGTAA